The following nucleotide sequence is from Tepidibacillus fermentans.
TATTAGAACCATATCGACTCACTAGTCGGTTTGCCTCTTCTTCTGTTAATCCTAGTTGCATTCCTACTTTGATCTTATCCTGTTTGAACTTAACAAATCCTTTCGAACCACCTACTTCTCCACCAGATAAAGTTTTATTCCTAGTTTGAGATGGGAAGAAAACTTTTCCTTCTAATTGTTTCATGACTAAATCAACCACTTTTTCCGCCATCTTCCGATAACCAGTTAACTTACCACCGGCAATGGTAATAAGTCCAGACAGGGATACAAAGATCTCATCTTTGCGAGAAACCTCTGAAGGAGATTTTCCTTCCTCATAAATCAATGGTCGAAGTCCAGTCCAACCTGATTCAATATCTTTCTTTGTTAATTTTAGTTGAGGGAACATCGAATTCGCCGCATTAAGTAAATAAGTTTGATCCTCATCTGTCATTCTCGGCTTTTGAATATCTCCTTCATATACCGTATCTGTTGTACCTAGATACGTCTTACCTTCACGAGGAATTGCAAAGACCATTCTCTTGTCAGGAGTATCGAAGTAAATCGCATGATGAAGTGGGAAGCGACTTTGATCAAAGACTAAATGAACCCCTTTTGTTAAAAGCAAATGCTTTCCCTTTTTTGAATGATCTTTTTCTCGAAGTGTATCTGCCCAAGGACCTGTCGCATTCACAATCTTTTTTGCACGAATTTCATATGTTTTATTCGTAATCAGATCCCTTACTAATACACCAATCACCTTATTTCCCTGGTACAAAAATTCCTCTACTTTCGCAAAGTTAGACACCAATGCTCCATGATTAGCAGCCTCTTTGATTACTTCCATGGTTAACCGAGCATCATCTGTGCGATATTCAACATATACACCACTACCAATCAACCCATCTTTTTTTAACAATGGTTCTTTCTGTAATGTTTGTGTTTGATCCAACATATATCTTCGTTCAGATTTTTTAACACCTGCTAAAAAATCATACAATCGAAGGCCAATAGAAGTGAAGAACTTGCCAAATGTTCCACCTTTGTAGAAAGGGAGGATCATCCATTCAGGTGTCGTGACATGGGGTGCATTCTCATACAAGATGGCCCTCTCTTTTCCGACTTCTGCAACAATATGGACTTCTAATTGTTTTAAATAGCGAAGCCCACCATGAATTAATTTCGTAGAACGACTCGATGTGCCTGCAGCAAAATCCTGCATTTCTACAAGGCCCACTTTCATATTGCGTAAAACACTATCTAATGCAATACCAGCACCTGTTATCCCGCCACCAATCACTAACAAGTCTAATTCCGTTTGAGCCATATTTTCAAGGTACTCATTTCTACTCTTTGCTGAAAAACTCATCGTACACTCCTCCTTAGTTTTCCACGAAGAAAAAAGACCGCGACAATAAAACTAGAAGAAAACAATCTTCTAATTTTTGTCACGGTCTCTCCTCTACTCCGACCAAGATATTAGTTTTTAACTATATTCATAGTATAAAACTATTTAATCTATTTTTCAATCCCTATCTTCTTTGAATTTCTCCATTCTTGCTTTTACTTTGCGTTATTTATTGATCAAACATTCCTTTCCAAGAGCTCAATCTAATATTTGCTCTTAATAGAGATTCATGTATAGACTTCATCGTTCGGATACATATAGATCCATAATTTGTAATCTTGTCCAACTCACACTAAAATATAACTAATGATTAATAGAATTACACCATTTATCAATAGAATACTACCAACATGGTAATCAGCGCTAACTTCTTCATCTTTAATTTTCAATTGTTTTTTTAAATTAAAAAAGCCTATTACAGACTCGCGGGGATTGTTACTCGACCTTGTTATATAATACCCTCCTAAAAAATTAAATACGCCAATCCAAATAAGAATTAATCCCACATAAAAAAACATATTAACATAGTTTGAAGCCTCCCAGTCAAAAAAAGATCCGATCGCCATAATTATTAAACTTAATAATAGAGAAAGAACAATTGATATTAATCCGTTCTTTTTGATTACCTGAAGGTTATTTCTCAAACTATTCCCTTCTCTCCTTCATAATTCATATCAATAAAGGTTTATTCATAACATTCGATATAATGACGATATTCCCTTTTATCCGCCATAAAATTATAAATATTACCAGCCACAGTATCATAAAATTAAAGCAATAAGAATTTAGATGTAATTGCACCAGTGACGTTAAAGTGCTACCATGAAACATGGAGGCGATAAAATTGAAACAGCTGAATAGGGACTTTGTGGAGGAATCCGTACTCTTAGCAAGTACATTGAAATGGATTCTATTATCTTCTTTTGCAGGGATTGTAGCTGGAGGAACCACATCTCTATTTTTGAATCTTCTTTCCTATGGTATAAAAATAACTTCTTCTTGGTCTTCTTATTATCTATTTTTACCGTTTGCACTATTTATAAGTAGTTGGCTAGTGATCAAATTTGCGCCAGAAGCAGAAGGTCATGGTACAGAAAAAGTGATTGAATCCGTTCATAAAAGGAATGGAAAGATTAATTTAAAAGTTATTCCCATAAAAACATTAGCTACCATTATTACCCTTTCTTTTGGAGGTTCCGCAGGCAAGGAAGGCCCAAGTGCCCAAATAGGCGCAGGGACGGCATCTTTCTTTGCCAATTTATTAAAATTAAATCAGGATGATTATCGTCGGTTTGTCATTTGTGGAATCAGTGCCGGTTTTGCAGGTGTGTTTGGCACACCGATTGCAGGAGCTATATTTGCAGCCGAAGTCTTATATGTTGGACGCTTTTCTTATCGTGTATTACTTCCAGCTCTCTTTGCATCATATATTAGTTTTTTTATCAATCGTTATTTTGGCATTTCCCATTTTCGATACTCTATTGATGTTGGGAGTCAGAACGATTTTCACATGTTTATTTATATGGTGGTTTTTGGAATTGTTGTTGGAATCGTTGCATTATTTTTCATTAAGACCTTGACTTTCTTTGAAAATCTATTTAAAGAGAAAGTGCAGATTTATAAACCATTAAAAGGTTTCATTGGGGGTATTATACTCATTTTTGTTGTCTGGGTCACAAAAAGTACTGACTATCTTGGATTAGGGACTGATGTGATTGATCGAGCTATACATGGGGATGAATTGACGGGATTATCCTTTCTAGGAAAAATTTTTACGACTTCTATTACCTTAAGTACGGGTGGAAGTGGAGGAATTTTGACACCTGTCTTCTTTATAGGTTCTACATTGGGTAATGTTTGGGCTCAGCTTGTCGGAGGGAATATCGCGATGTATTCAGGGATAGGAATGGTTGCCTTGTTAGCAGCAAGTGCCAATACCCCCTTAGCTGCCATTACCATGTCGATGGAGCTTTTTGGAGTTCAAACAGCTACTTATGCTTCTATTGCCAGTGTAGTCAGCTATTTAATTGTTGGCCATCACAGTGTATATCCAAGCCAAATTCTTACCTTTTCAAAAACCCCATCCATCCATTGTGATATTAACTGTGAACTTCGGCAAATTCATGAATTGAAATTAAGCAATAAACCACATCTATTCTTGAAATTTTTCAGGAATGATCATTAGAGAAACTATTAGATTATATTCGCGCTGGTACCATAAAAAAGATCAAAGAAATTGACTAGACGGATTTGACCCCACATTTGTGGGGTCAATTTTTATGTTGTAACATATTTAACTTGCAGTAACAACCTCAAATTGGCTAGTGTATAGTTTCGCATAAAACCCGCCTTTTCTCAGTAGCTCCTCATGAGTCCCCTGTTCAACAATATTCCCCTGGTTCATCACAAGAATCAAATCTGCATCACGAATTGTTGATAATCGGTGTGCAATAATAAAGCTGGTACGATTTCTCATTAGGTTATTCATCGCTTTTTGAATTCTGATCTCTGTACGCGTATCCACTGAACTTGTAGCCTCGTCAAGAATCAGAATCCTTGGATTAGCTAGTATTGCTCTTGCAATCGTAATCAGTTGTTTTTGTCCTTGAGATACATTTGTCGCTTCCTCGTTAAGAATCATATCATACCCGTTTGGCAACGTATGAACGAAACTAT
It contains:
- a CDS encoding chloride channel protein, coding for MKQLNRDFVEESVLLASTLKWILLSSFAGIVAGGTTSLFLNLLSYGIKITSSWSSYYLFLPFALFISSWLVIKFAPEAEGHGTEKVIESVHKRNGKINLKVIPIKTLATIITLSFGGSAGKEGPSAQIGAGTASFFANLLKLNQDDYRRFVICGISAGFAGVFGTPIAGAIFAAEVLYVGRFSYRVLLPALFASYISFFINRYFGISHFRYSIDVGSQNDFHMFIYMVVFGIVVGIVALFFIKTLTFFENLFKEKVQIYKPLKGFIGGIILIFVVWVTKSTDYLGLGTDVIDRAIHGDELTGLSFLGKIFTTSITLSTGGSGGILTPVFFIGSTLGNVWAQLVGGNIAMYSGIGMVALLAASANTPLAAITMSMELFGVQTATYASIASVVSYLIVGHHSVYPSQILTFSKTPSIHCDINCELRQIHELKLSNKPHLFLKFFRNDH
- a CDS encoding glycerol-3-phosphate dehydrogenase/oxidase, which codes for MSFSAKSRNEYLENMAQTELDLLVIGGGITGAGIALDSVLRNMKVGLVEMQDFAAGTSSRSTKLIHGGLRYLKQLEVHIVAEVGKERAILYENAPHVTTPEWMILPFYKGGTFGKFFTSIGLRLYDFLAGVKKSERRYMLDQTQTLQKEPLLKKDGLIGSGVYVEYRTDDARLTMEVIKEAANHGALVSNFAKVEEFLYQGNKVIGVLVRDLITNKTYEIRAKKIVNATGPWADTLREKDHSKKGKHLLLTKGVHLVFDQSRFPLHHAIYFDTPDKRMVFAIPREGKTYLGTTDTVYEGDIQKPRMTDEDQTYLLNAANSMFPQLKLTKKDIESGWTGLRPLIYEEGKSPSEVSRKDEIFVSLSGLITIAGGKLTGYRKMAEKVVDLVMKQLEGKVFFPSQTRNKTLSGGEVGGSKGFVKFKQDKIKVGMQLGLTEEEANRLVSRYGSNIDQVYSIIRDREEEGNRYGLSKEVFGSLIYGLENEMVLTPIDFFMRRTGSILFNRDWAVKWKDPVVNFMSDYFGWTQEEKQRYIDELETEIKYSVETVNQ